The window GCCTAGAACGAGCACGAACGCCGTCACTGCAAAGCTAATTACAATCGCTGTTAAAATTAATGCTTGCGGAAGAGCATCTGTATAAGGCCCCTCCGATTCTCCAATCAGTGGCACACCGCCTTTTTTCAGACCACCCATCGTTAAAATAAGTAAGTGCGCCGCATGAGATAATACAGCCGTTCCTAAAATCACACGTAATAACTGCTTCGAGAGGATTAAGTAAGTAGCCACAGCTACTAATACACCAACTAAAACTAGTATTAAAGACTCCATAGGCTACTCATCCTCACTTATACTTAAAATTATTGTTACAACAACGCCAACTACAGTTAAAGCCACGCCAGCCTCAAATATAGTTACTGTCGAAAAACCCATCTTCCCGAATACCGGCACATTGATATACGTATGTGTCTGCGTTAAAAATGGCACATCGAAGAATAATGAACCAACTGCTGTGCCCGTGGCAAGCAATACGCCAAGCGCTGCTACCTTCTTAAAGTCAAACGGCATCCCTTTGTGTACTGTTTCAATGTCATACGCCAGGTAAAGCAGCACAATACCTGAAGCAAGTATAAGACCACCGATAAAGCCACCACCTGGTGCATGATGCCCTGCAAAAAAGAGATACACACCGAGTGTCAAAATAATGAATACGACAGCCTTTGTGACTGTTCGTAAAATAACATCATTGATTTTCATGATCTGCCTCCTCCTTTCGCGGCTTGAGCTTTGTCAGTGTATACACACCTAAGCCTGCAATTAGAAGAACCACTACCTCTAGCATCGTATCAAATGCACGGAAATCACCCAAAATTGTATTCACGATATTCGAACCGCCTGCTAATTTATAGGCATCATTAAAGTACACCGACACGGGTTCAAATTTGTCATAATGCACAACTGCTAAGCCCACTAGTGTCACAGTTGCCCCTACAAAAATAGAAATAACTGCATTCGACCATTTTACCCGCTTACGTGTGATTTCAGGCATTAAATCAGGCAAATATTTAAAGCATAGGAGAAATAATGCTGTTGTCACGGATTCAACGACTAATTGTGTCAGTGCTAAGTCAGGTGCACGGAAAATCACAAAGAAGAACGCTATGGAGTAACCAAGCACACCATTTAACAGCATGGCAGTTACACGACCTTTAGCGAAAAGCATCCATACTGCTGCAAACATCATAACGAATACTAAAATAAGCTCATACGACTCAATCGCTGAATCTTGTACAAAGTTAAAAGCAAATGCTTCAGACCAAATAAAGTACCCCGCAATAAGCGCTACAAAGAATACATAAATATAAACAAAATAATGTGTTAGATTGCCTGTCATATATTTCTTTGTGAAGTTTGTTGAGCTATTTTCACCAAACTCAACCATACGATTGTAATAAGTATTAAATGTATATTTTTGTGAAAACACACGATAGAGTGGTTTCCACTTTTCTAATGTTTTAAATAAAATAACACCGACAAACACTACACCAAATGTCATTAGTAACTCTGCATTAATACCATGCCATGCATGAATATGTGGCGTTAATTCGCTAGCACTAGGGAATGTTGGGTAAATACTTGCCATTGCAGGCTCTAAAATATAATGTCCAAGCACATTTGGAAAAAAGAAAATGCCAACAACAAACAAACATAGTATTATTGGTGAAATCAACATACCAAGTGGCGCTTCATGCGGCTTCTTGTCCATTTTATCGGGCTTTAGCTTTCCGAAAAATGTACGACCAATTAAAATCATACTGTAGACAAAGGTGAAAATACTTGCTACCCATGCCACGATTGGGAACACTAGCCCCAAATCAGCAATTGAAAATGCTTCGACATCACGGATGGCTAGAACCGCAGTAAAAAACATTTCCTTACTTAGGAAACCATTAAACGGAGGTAGTCCAGCCATGGAAAAGCCACCAATGACCGCAATTGTAAAGGTTACTGGCATCAATGCCATCAAACCACCTAAACGACGAATATCGCGCGTTCCTACTTCATGATCGACTATACCGACCATCATGAATAACGCACCCTTAAACGTGGAGTGATTAATGAGATGGAACAACGCCGCAAAACTTGCCTGTGTATAGAGAATTGAACTTTCTGCATATCCGAAATAATGTCCGACTGAGCCAAGACCAAATAAGCTCATAATTAATCCGAGTTGACTGACCGTTGAATAGGCTAGTAACGCCTTTAAATCTGTTTGACGTACCGCATTAAATGAGCCCCAGAATAATGTCACAAGACCGATGCCACTCACTAACCAGAACCAAACAGCCTCTCCACCAAACACGGGAGAAAAACGGGCAACGATATAAATCCCGGCCTTTACCATTGTCGCAGAGTGTAGATACGCACTAACAGGTGTTGGTGCCTCCATCGCGTCTGGCAACCAAATATGGAAGGGAAACTGTGCAGACTTTGTAAAAGCCCCAATTAAAATAAGCAATAATGCGGGAACAAACAATGTATGCTCACGTATTACCTCTACGTTAGCCACAATGTCACGAATACTAAACGTTCCTGATGCGACATACAGCATAAGAAAACCAGCTAACATTGCAAGTCCACCAAAAACAGTAATGGTCATAGCTTTTCGCGCACCAGCACGTGAAGCTTTACGATGATGCCAAAATGCAATTAGAAGGAACGACGACACACTCGTTAATTCCCAGAAGGTATACAGCACCATTAAATTATCTGAAAAGACGACGCCAAGCATTGCGCCCATGAATAGTAATAAGTAGCAATAAAAATGATGAAGTGATTCTTTCGTTGATAAATAAAAAATAGAATATAAAATGACTAAACTACCTACACCGGTAATCAGCAAAGCAAAAATCATACTGAGTCCATCAAGGTATGTTGTGAAATTTATATCAAAAGAGGGAATCCACTCATATGTATGGATAAA of the Lysinibacillus fusiformis genome contains:
- a CDS encoding Na(+)/H(+) antiporter subunit C; amino-acid sequence: MESLILVLVGVLVAVATYLILSKQLLRVILGTAVLSHAAHLLILTMGGLKKGGVPLIGESEGPYTDALPQALILTAIVISFAVTAFVLVLGYRAYKMNGTGNFDELRGTPDE
- a CDS encoding Na(+)/H(+) antiporter subunit B gives rise to the protein MKINDVILRTVTKAVVFIILTLGVYLFFAGHHAPGGGFIGGLILASGIVLLYLAYDIETVHKGMPFDFKKVAALGVLLATGTAVGSLFFDVPFLTQTHTYINVPVFGKMGFSTVTIFEAGVALTVVGVVVTIILSISEDE
- a CDS encoding Na+/H+ antiporter subunit A gives rise to the protein MVIVLIMILFPFVCAALIPLLYRRLRRVAHLGWFVLSVPIILFLLLARYIPQIAEGKTFIHTYEWIPSFDINFTTYLDGLSMIFALLITGVGSLVILYSIFYLSTKESLHHFYCYLLLFMGAMLGVVFSDNLMVLYTFWELTSVSSFLLIAFWHHRKASRAGARKAMTITVFGGLAMLAGFLMLYVASGTFSIRDIVANVEVIREHTLFVPALLLILIGAFTKSAQFPFHIWLPDAMEAPTPVSAYLHSATMVKAGIYIVARFSPVFGGEAVWFWLVSGIGLVTLFWGSFNAVRQTDLKALLAYSTVSQLGLIMSLFGLGSVGHYFGYAESSILYTQASFAALFHLINHSTFKGALFMMVGIVDHEVGTRDIRRLGGLMALMPVTFTIAVIGGFSMAGLPPFNGFLSKEMFFTAVLAIRDVEAFSIADLGLVFPIVAWVASIFTFVYSMILIGRTFFGKLKPDKMDKKPHEAPLGMLISPIILCLFVVGIFFFPNVLGHYILEPAMASIYPTFPSASELTPHIHAWHGINAELLMTFGVVFVGVILFKTLEKWKPLYRVFSQKYTFNTYYNRMVEFGENSSTNFTKKYMTGNLTHYFVYIYVFFVALIAGYFIWSEAFAFNFVQDSAIESYELILVFVMMFAAVWMLFAKGRVTAMLLNGVLGYSIAFFFVIFRAPDLALTQLVVESVTTALFLLCFKYLPDLMPEITRKRVKWSNAVISIFVGATVTLVGLAVVHYDKFEPVSVYFNDAYKLAGGSNIVNTILGDFRAFDTMLEVVVLLIAGLGVYTLTKLKPRKEEADHENQ